A part of Microbacterium terregens genomic DNA contains:
- a CDS encoding DNA-binding protein, whose product MNRTDNSLALTMKDAAKLVGVDYRTIKLGIENGTIPTVQLGPRRMIPRVPLLRAFGVNA is encoded by the coding sequence ATGAACAGGACAGACAACTCGCTGGCGCTGACGATGAAGGATGCCGCCAAGCTCGTCGGTGTCGACTACCGCACGATCAAGCTCGGCATCGAGAACGGGACCATTCCCACGGTCCAGCTCGGCCCGCGCCGGATGATCCCCCGCGTCCCGTTGCTGCGCGCATTCGGCGTCAACGCCTGA
- a CDS encoding HNH endonuclease signature motif containing protein, whose amino-acid sequence MAISDATRKVLWARSHNRCAICRALLAVDADSADLPWLILGEEAHIITRKPGGPRGMEGDRARPYEYENLILLCADDHKRVDLQPDVYRAADLRGCKLAHERWAEEKFAGEAEEPIRLVKAPDEDSIPMQPVATGAAGWGLLVGSGL is encoded by the coding sequence ATGGCCATATCGGACGCGACGAGGAAGGTGCTATGGGCGCGCAGTCACAACCGCTGTGCAATCTGTCGGGCTCTCCTCGCTGTTGACGCAGATAGCGCCGACCTCCCGTGGTTGATCCTCGGCGAGGAGGCACACATCATCACCCGAAAGCCCGGCGGGCCCCGTGGGATGGAGGGTGATCGCGCGCGGCCTTACGAGTACGAGAACTTGATCCTCTTGTGTGCCGACGATCATAAGCGCGTTGACCTCCAGCCCGACGTGTACCGCGCTGCTGATCTTCGTGGATGCAAGCTCGCCCATGAACGATGGGCGGAAGAGAAGTTCGCCGGCGAGGCAGAGGAGCCCATACGCCTAGTCAAAGCACCGGATGAGGACTCGATACCGATGCAGCCGGTTGCGACTGGTGCCGCGGGATGGGGCCTCCTAGTCGGATCTGGACTGTAA
- a CDS encoding transposase, translating to MPAAHPPEFRRRALDLVAQGNPVSQTARDLGISESCLRNWMNRDAVDTGRKPGLTTDEHKELVELRRRNRVLETEIEITKRASAYFASENVLPEWGSGWSRSLPPTVSPFAVACRSLNISTSDYYD from the coding sequence ATGCCTGCTGCCCACCCGCCGGAGTTCCGGCGACGAGCCCTGGATCTTGTCGCGCAGGGAAACCCGGTGAGTCAGACCGCCCGTGATCTCGGGATCAGCGAATCCTGTCTTCGGAACTGGATGAACCGGGACGCGGTCGACACCGGGCGCAAGCCCGGCCTGACCACCGATGAGCACAAGGAACTCGTCGAGTTGCGGCGGCGGAACCGCGTGCTGGAGACGGAGATCGAGATCACCAAGCGCGCCTCGGCGTACTTCGCCAGCGAGAACGTGCTCCCAGAATGGGGTTCCGGCTGGTCCAGGAGCTTGCCGCCGACGGTGTCCCCGTTCGCGGTGGCCTGCCGGTCCCTGAACATCTCGACCTCCGACTACTACGACTGA
- a CDS encoding AAA family ATPase, which produces MQLTELKVENFRGLKDVTVPLSNFGCLIGENNSGKSSVLQAILLMMPSSTRRPREEEFYALGTPIRLEMTAEGITEADLARIKNDQHRASFQSVVNDGTVRFVRKFKSGESGRSQLLVSRLIPKESRWHDDVLTDTMRGKTGAELREAVISSLPELEPELAARPTQTAIRAARDAFVATMPQQHLTYSDEPLPTGLDAGIKDLLPEPIYVEAVKDVSDEVKTSESATFGKLIGILMEEISDQLGDVEKQFRSIQSLLSRVVGEDGEEVDDRIQRVKDIETTIADFVRQSFPGVDLTIHVPVPKVRTLINSAEVHADDGHRGPVVSKGDGLKRAVTFAILRAYTELRTMSTDSQDAHPGYWLLFEEPELYLHPHAQRQLFAALRVFAENHLVMVSTHSPLFFEADATETLIKLRKATCPTGGAPITQLLQVRLSENLPAKTAFQIVCHENNSIGFFAKRVVLVEGDSDAVILPMIAKLIDERWDAAEQNIAFARVQGKSNIQSYRTFFANFDIPVSVICDLDVITDGFDRLSPTEHCTELRAELIAALDACTEDDSELTSSQLRDLERSGDTRSLLREAKEAHAAGEAASVIECLERIFAYVRRSDRLDALMTVAEGGAVARLKAELLTQLSEHDCHVLSRGAIERYYASSNQKRDKVSQAVAYRASRPSIEDYRASLADDADAVEAELTGIFSRIFA; this is translated from the coding sequence GTGCAGCTAACTGAACTCAAGGTCGAGAACTTTCGCGGGCTGAAGGACGTCACCGTCCCTCTTTCGAACTTCGGGTGCCTCATTGGCGAGAATAATTCCGGTAAGTCATCCGTCCTGCAAGCGATCCTTCTGATGATGCCGTCCTCAACACGGCGCCCTCGAGAGGAAGAGTTCTACGCGCTGGGCACGCCGATTCGCCTCGAGATGACTGCTGAGGGGATTACGGAAGCCGATCTCGCGCGGATCAAGAATGACCAACATCGCGCGAGCTTTCAATCAGTTGTCAACGACGGAACCGTCCGGTTCGTCCGCAAGTTCAAGTCTGGTGAGTCAGGCCGCTCTCAGCTACTCGTCTCGCGGTTGATCCCCAAGGAGTCCCGTTGGCACGATGACGTACTCACCGACACGATGCGCGGCAAGACCGGAGCAGAGCTCCGTGAAGCGGTCATCAGCTCTCTGCCGGAACTCGAGCCCGAACTCGCGGCACGACCGACCCAGACAGCCATCCGCGCCGCACGGGATGCCTTTGTCGCCACGATGCCTCAACAACATCTGACCTACAGCGACGAGCCGCTCCCAACTGGGCTAGACGCTGGGATCAAGGATCTTCTTCCCGAGCCGATCTACGTCGAAGCGGTCAAGGATGTGAGCGATGAGGTGAAGACCTCGGAGTCAGCGACGTTCGGAAAACTCATCGGGATCCTGATGGAGGAAATTTCTGATCAGCTCGGCGATGTGGAGAAGCAGTTTCGCAGCATCCAATCGCTCTTGAGCAGAGTAGTGGGCGAGGACGGCGAGGAGGTTGACGACCGCATCCAACGAGTCAAGGACATCGAGACCACGATCGCGGACTTTGTGCGGCAGAGCTTCCCGGGCGTGGACCTCACGATCCATGTGCCGGTGCCCAAGGTGAGAACGCTCATCAACTCTGCAGAGGTGCACGCCGACGACGGGCACAGAGGTCCCGTCGTCTCAAAGGGAGACGGATTGAAGCGCGCCGTGACGTTTGCCATACTCCGGGCGTACACGGAGCTCCGCACTATGAGCACCGACTCTCAGGACGCTCACCCGGGATACTGGCTCCTGTTCGAGGAACCAGAGCTATACCTCCACCCGCACGCGCAGCGCCAGCTGTTCGCCGCGTTACGTGTGTTCGCAGAGAACCATCTGGTGATGGTAAGCACTCATTCACCGCTCTTTTTTGAAGCGGATGCGACCGAGACGCTGATCAAGCTCCGCAAGGCGACTTGCCCAACCGGCGGAGCGCCGATAACCCAGCTGCTCCAGGTACGCCTCTCGGAGAACCTTCCAGCGAAAACTGCCTTCCAGATCGTCTGTCATGAGAACAACAGCATTGGCTTCTTCGCAAAGCGTGTCGTGCTCGTGGAGGGGGATAGCGATGCCGTGATACTCCCCATGATCGCAAAACTGATTGACGAGCGCTGGGATGCAGCCGAGCAAAACATCGCTTTTGCCAGGGTGCAAGGGAAGTCCAACATCCAGAGCTATCGAACCTTCTTCGCCAACTTCGATATACCCGTCTCAGTGATCTGTGATCTTGACGTCATCACAGACGGATTCGACCGTCTCAGCCCTACAGAACACTGCACGGAGCTGCGCGCCGAATTGATCGCGGCCCTGGACGCGTGTACCGAAGACGATTCCGAGCTCACCAGTTCGCAACTTCGTGATCTGGAACGTAGCGGTGACACCCGTTCGCTACTACGCGAAGCAAAGGAAGCTCATGCCGCCGGCGAGGCTGCTTCGGTGATTGAGTGCCTGGAGCGGATCTTCGCGTACGTGCGCCGATCGGACCGTTTGGACGCGTTGATGACTGTGGCCGAGGGCGGAGCTGTCGCGCGCTTAAAGGCGGAACTGCTCACCCAGCTGTCCGAACACGATTGTCATGTCCTGTCCCGGGGTGCAATCGAGCGCTACTACGCGAGTTCGAATCAGAAGCGAGACAAGGTCAGCCAGGCGGTCGCCTATCGAGCCAGTAGACCATCGATTGAGGACTACCGCGCTTCCCTTGCGGATGACGCCGACGCGGTGGAAGCAGAGCTGACGGGGATCTTCTCTAGGATCTTCGCGTAG
- a CDS encoding GIY-YIG nuclease family protein, with protein MSAIEHPGFGGAADIGAPLSETPLTPRQELEALLLTDKGRLGDVFNRAGLEPEQVAADLNVSSPAFVYNQRRTIDAILDGRPVQGPVYRRQVLATLRTQQARGRGILSPEAAELLAKNRAAVEAAGADEDSVQAAEEAAAEEREAGNTLVALEGVSGVYAFSYGWYLESPLDPGRGNTLIKVGMSANVAERVRQHTRSARAHIPEPLALIRVYEAGVHGADYLEQAFHALLHAAGHDNPRRTGREVGVEWFLTNADFLDTIARTIGLRTIYSGRSEFMQS; from the coding sequence GTGAGTGCGATCGAGCATCCCGGGTTTGGAGGCGCGGCGGACATCGGCGCGCCACTGAGTGAGACTCCGCTCACGCCACGGCAGGAGCTCGAAGCTCTTCTGTTGACGGATAAAGGGCGGCTTGGTGATGTCTTCAACCGTGCTGGTTTAGAACCCGAGCAAGTTGCCGCGGACCTGAACGTCTCCTCGCCAGCATTCGTCTACAACCAGCGCCGCACTATCGACGCGATACTGGACGGCCGGCCGGTTCAAGGGCCGGTCTACAGACGCCAAGTGCTCGCGACCCTTCGTACGCAGCAAGCGCGCGGGCGTGGAATCCTCTCTCCCGAAGCAGCTGAGCTACTCGCCAAGAACCGTGCAGCAGTTGAAGCGGCAGGCGCGGACGAGGATTCAGTACAAGCTGCGGAAGAGGCTGCGGCCGAGGAACGGGAAGCGGGGAACACGCTCGTCGCGCTGGAGGGAGTGTCGGGGGTGTACGCGTTCTCTTACGGCTGGTACCTGGAGTCCCCACTTGACCCCGGGAGGGGCAACACACTTATCAAGGTGGGTATGTCCGCGAATGTCGCCGAGCGAGTTCGTCAGCACACCCGATCTGCCAGGGCGCACATACCGGAACCGCTTGCGCTCATTCGCGTCTACGAGGCCGGGGTTCACGGCGCCGACTATCTCGAGCAAGCGTTTCACGCGCTGCTACACGCTGCGGGACATGACAACCCGCGGCGGACAGGTCGGGAAGTAGGTGTCGAGTGGTTCCTCACCAACGCAGACTTCCTCGACACGATCGCTCGAACGATCGGCCTCCGGACGATCTACAGCGGTCGAAGCGAGTTCATGCAGTCATAG
- a CDS encoding DNA-binding protein has product MKDAAKLVGVDYRTIKQGIEAGTIPTVELGPRRMIPRAGLLRAFGVEV; this is encoded by the coding sequence ATGAAGGATGCCGCGAAGCTCGTCGGCGTCGACTACCGCACCATCAAGCAGGGCATCGAGGCTGGAACGATCCCGACCGTCGAGCTGGGGCCGCGGCGGATGATTCCCCGGGCCGGTTTGCTGCGGGCGTTCGGCGTCGAGGTCTGA
- a CDS encoding DUF2510 domain-containing protein: MSERTPGWYPNPDPNGGIRWWNGSEWTENQPTQTAPVGQFSIPGEPLNAVDPKSRRRLVIASIAVGGVLLVGAGIAVGASLLAGDNGALTAATPSASRESVERTTPAAAPPRPTPEAPPAPTLIAVGQTLESQNFHLTVNSAQVLERIETTDGAPLTPAAGTQLVLVKTTYTVTGPNAVDLTCGNYDTFIRGYDSDGGQMAETFETPRIPGNQPCNEKIVTGQTAEWNFAYQMTAGRQPGALVVIDTNFYGANAWGEEQLLSLR; this comes from the coding sequence ATGAGCGAACGCACCCCGGGCTGGTATCCGAACCCCGACCCCAACGGAGGCATTCGCTGGTGGAACGGGAGCGAGTGGACGGAGAATCAGCCGACTCAGACAGCACCGGTCGGCCAATTCTCAATTCCGGGAGAACCACTTAACGCGGTCGATCCGAAGTCGAGGCGGAGACTGGTGATCGCGAGCATCGCTGTGGGCGGAGTTCTTCTGGTTGGCGCGGGCATCGCTGTCGGAGCATCGCTTCTTGCGGGTGACAATGGTGCGCTCACAGCAGCAACTCCGTCGGCGAGCAGAGAATCCGTTGAGCGGACAACACCGGCCGCCGCCCCGCCGCGACCGACACCCGAAGCGCCGCCCGCACCAACTCTTATCGCTGTCGGGCAAACTCTCGAGAGCCAGAACTTTCACCTGACCGTGAATAGCGCCCAGGTACTCGAACGAATCGAGACGACCGACGGCGCGCCGCTGACTCCGGCAGCTGGAACGCAGCTCGTCCTGGTCAAGACGACGTACACGGTCACGGGCCCGAACGCTGTGGACCTGACGTGCGGGAACTATGACACGTTTATCCGCGGTTACGACAGCGACGGTGGGCAGATGGCCGAGACGTTCGAGACTCCTCGCATCCCCGGAAATCAGCCATGCAACGAGAAGATCGTGACCGGACAGACTGCGGAATGGAATTTCGCCTACCAGATGACCGCGGGCCGGCAGCCGGGGGCGCTCGTCGTCATCGACACGAACTTCTACGGCGCAAATGCATGGGGCGAAGAGCAGTTGCTGTCGCTGCGATAG
- a CDS encoding AAA family ATPase, translated as MPHSMGAEALEAYGAASDSTVSRFIVENGVITSDELTAGGLRVWLAGHDPITGQERGHQRLSPDADLLLDGTLNHPKSYSIAALLHPALAAEFEALQDRLRERILLTWQTELNARRGHGGLVREEVTRIEVVELQHRRSRALDPHIHRHLWLNIKVLGADGKWSNLDSRVAMKLHTVVNAEGELAARTDPGWIAALARHGYRLDDSGEIAELAGAVRPLSRRSAQIEVNRARLIAEWAAAHGGSAPSVDVLHQIDRRAWAVARPNKPADLDETSWESRVRDEIAVIDPSLITARAPIAIAATDRPALDLDLLAAAAIVDADERSTPCGGRFSSFDIRAGAIRALSRTGIVAERNQLDDVIVKITTRAANGVYRLVAEVPPAHVKAFMATETVRAKVRLAGRLDALARPGRSLLPNELHRFAPNEDISTLDASQSVAACAIAGTDGLVTVTGPAGTGKTTMLRAAFAALGAQRRRMLVVAPTRKAASVASREVGAAASSIHALLADHGYRWGADQAGAKVWTRLCVGEIDPSTGVTYGGPTQYVLRSRDRIVVDEAGMIDLQTANALVDLAIEQGVGLAFVGDPHQAMPVGHAGAMGSAVRHANASVELDTVHRFRDPEYAVLTLRLRDASDREHALAVASELAEGGHVERVDHHEAARERMIDAYFEWHAHGKRVTLVSGTNAEADAINDAIQQRRVDRGELDPGVVAWGMGEQRILVGDTVQTRRNDRLTGVENRAQWIVRGIRGEFVDLVSVGDSGELRRVSAEYAREHLQLAYASTVHGVQGDTADASVVGPDVDAAGLYVGLTRGRVRNIAIVIARTDAAARECLAESMQRGTPELTMQDAVRAAYVEMRRAARARDLAAMATGPVVGAPTAGRGMGM; from the coding sequence ATGCCCCACTCGATGGGCGCCGAGGCGCTCGAGGCGTATGGCGCAGCATCCGATTCAACCGTCTCTCGGTTCATCGTCGAGAACGGCGTCATCACCTCCGACGAACTCACAGCCGGGGGACTTCGTGTTTGGCTCGCCGGGCACGACCCGATCACGGGGCAGGAGCGCGGCCACCAGCGGCTGAGTCCCGACGCCGACCTGCTGCTCGACGGGACCCTCAACCACCCGAAGTCGTACAGTATTGCCGCGCTGCTGCATCCGGCACTCGCTGCCGAGTTCGAAGCGCTCCAGGATCGGTTGCGTGAGCGCATCCTGCTCACATGGCAGACCGAGCTCAACGCGCGGCGTGGGCATGGTGGGCTCGTCCGCGAGGAGGTCACGCGCATTGAGGTCGTCGAGCTGCAGCACCGCCGCTCGCGGGCGCTCGACCCGCACATCCACCGCCACCTCTGGCTGAACATCAAGGTGCTCGGCGCGGACGGCAAGTGGTCGAATCTCGACTCGCGTGTCGCGATGAAGCTGCATACCGTCGTCAACGCCGAGGGGGAGCTCGCCGCCCGCACAGATCCCGGGTGGATCGCCGCGCTTGCGCGCCACGGGTACAGACTCGACGACTCGGGCGAGATCGCCGAACTCGCCGGCGCCGTCCGCCCGCTCTCACGTCGGTCGGCGCAGATCGAGGTCAACCGAGCGCGCCTGATCGCCGAGTGGGCGGCGGCGCACGGGGGATCGGCGCCGAGCGTAGACGTCCTCCATCAGATCGACCGGCGCGCATGGGCGGTTGCGCGACCGAACAAGCCGGCCGACCTCGACGAGACGTCGTGGGAGTCGCGCGTCCGTGACGAGATCGCGGTGATCGATCCGAGCCTCATCACCGCGCGTGCACCGATTGCCATCGCTGCGACAGACCGGCCCGCCCTCGATCTGGATCTGCTCGCAGCTGCGGCGATCGTGGATGCGGACGAACGGTCCACACCGTGTGGCGGGCGATTCAGCAGCTTCGACATCCGCGCCGGCGCAATCCGTGCACTCTCGCGAACGGGCATCGTTGCGGAGCGCAACCAGCTCGACGACGTGATCGTCAAGATCACAACACGCGCCGCGAACGGTGTCTATCGGCTCGTTGCGGAGGTTCCGCCGGCGCACGTGAAGGCCTTCATGGCCACCGAGACAGTGCGCGCGAAGGTGCGCCTCGCCGGACGCCTTGACGCGCTCGCCCGGCCGGGGCGCTCACTCCTGCCAAACGAGTTGCATCGCTTCGCGCCGAACGAAGACATCTCGACACTGGATGCTTCGCAAAGCGTCGCCGCGTGCGCGATCGCTGGGACCGACGGGCTCGTCACGGTCACCGGCCCCGCTGGCACAGGCAAGACGACCATGCTGCGTGCCGCGTTCGCAGCGCTCGGGGCACAACGGCGGCGGATGCTCGTCGTGGCTCCGACCCGGAAAGCGGCGTCGGTGGCGTCTCGCGAAGTCGGGGCTGCGGCATCCAGTATTCATGCACTGCTTGCAGACCACGGCTACCGGTGGGGTGCCGATCAGGCCGGTGCAAAGGTGTGGACACGACTGTGTGTGGGGGAGATCGACCCCAGCACGGGTGTCACATATGGCGGGCCCACGCAGTACGTGCTGCGTTCTCGCGATCGGATCGTGGTCGATGAAGCGGGCATGATCGATCTGCAGACCGCGAACGCCCTCGTCGACCTCGCGATCGAACAGGGGGTAGGGCTCGCGTTCGTCGGTGACCCGCACCAGGCGATGCCGGTCGGGCATGCGGGCGCGATGGGGTCAGCGGTCCGGCACGCGAATGCGTCGGTTGAGCTCGATACGGTGCATCGGTTCCGCGATCCGGAGTACGCGGTGCTTACCTTGCGGCTGCGCGACGCGAGTGATCGCGAGCATGCATTGGCGGTTGCGAGTGAACTGGCGGAAGGCGGCCACGTCGAGCGGGTCGATCATCACGAAGCGGCGCGTGAGCGGATGATCGACGCCTACTTCGAGTGGCACGCGCATGGCAAGCGGGTGACGCTGGTCTCCGGTACCAACGCAGAGGCGGATGCCATCAACGACGCGATCCAGCAGCGGCGAGTCGATCGCGGCGAGCTGGATCCCGGCGTGGTCGCGTGGGGAATGGGGGAGCAGCGCATCCTCGTCGGTGACACAGTCCAGACTCGCCGCAACGACCGGCTCACGGGAGTCGAGAATCGTGCACAGTGGATCGTGCGCGGCATCCGCGGGGAGTTTGTCGATCTTGTGTCGGTTGGCGACAGCGGCGAGTTGCGGCGAGTATCTGCCGAATATGCACGGGAGCACCTGCAGCTCGCCTACGCCTCGACGGTGCATGGCGTGCAGGGGGACACCGCCGATGCCTCCGTGGTCGGGCCGGATGTGGACGCGGCGGGCCTGTACGTCGGCCTCACACGCGGACGGGTGCGCAACATCGCGATCGTGATTGCGCGGACGGACGCCGCCGCCCGCGAGTGTCTCGCCGAGTCGATGCAGCGCGGCACGCCGGAGTTGACGATGCAGGATGCTGTGCGAGCGGCTTACGTGGAGATGCGGCGTGCGGCACGGGCGCGGGACTTGGCGGCCATGGCGACCGGGCCGGTAGTTGGGGCGCCGACTGCGGGGCGTGGGATGGGGATGTAG
- a CDS encoding GTPase domain-containing protein, with translation MANEGWDDEEFRNKWQQQAEKIGRFNLAIFGKTGVGKSTLINAIFGREVAATGIGEPVTMDEVLHLHDNGFLGLLDTRGLEIGADTDAIIKDLSQHMKDRRKKQETDQVHVAWYCVSANHKRFEDTEADFIRRLDELGLPVIVVLTQVPSRDGELHGDAIELAEHIAARALPIVGGRPLPVMAQADDFTRQPTHGLEDLLDATFRVAPEGVRVALTAAQKIDMGRKFRQAQLAVWAAGALAGATSVFLKDEPKALPTIVLGMTGAVAAIYGIPEDIAALAWAAAATAVTAAGGSVTDGLIALIPEEKVGAQDVVTGVVAGTIVVAVGYAWTAVCGQLAQGKLDGVGGLLQDGMVRELFLTQFKKKFAQESGAA, from the coding sequence GTGGCCAATGAGGGCTGGGACGACGAGGAGTTCCGCAATAAGTGGCAGCAGCAGGCTGAGAAGATCGGCCGGTTCAATCTTGCGATCTTCGGCAAGACTGGTGTCGGCAAGTCCACGCTTATCAACGCCATCTTCGGACGCGAGGTCGCTGCGACCGGTATAGGCGAGCCTGTAACCATGGACGAGGTTCTCCATCTGCACGACAACGGATTCCTCGGGCTCCTGGACACGCGCGGCCTTGAAATCGGTGCGGACACCGACGCGATCATCAAAGACCTCAGTCAGCACATGAAGGACCGGCGAAAGAAGCAAGAAACTGACCAGGTGCACGTCGCCTGGTACTGCGTTAGCGCTAACCACAAGCGCTTCGAAGACACGGAAGCCGACTTCATCCGCCGGCTCGACGAACTCGGACTGCCGGTGATCGTCGTGCTCACACAGGTGCCATCCCGAGACGGCGAGCTTCATGGTGACGCGATCGAGCTTGCAGAGCATATAGCGGCCCGTGCACTGCCGATTGTCGGCGGCCGACCGCTCCCCGTCATGGCGCAAGCCGACGACTTCACACGTCAGCCCACCCACGGGCTGGAAGACCTACTAGATGCCACCTTTCGCGTGGCTCCCGAGGGCGTCCGCGTCGCGCTCACCGCAGCGCAAAAGATCGATATGGGGCGGAAGTTTCGGCAGGCGCAGCTCGCAGTGTGGGCGGCGGGCGCGCTAGCTGGCGCGACGAGCGTCTTCCTCAAAGACGAGCCGAAAGCGCTGCCGACCATCGTTCTAGGGATGACCGGCGCCGTAGCTGCCATCTACGGCATACCCGAGGATATCGCGGCCTTGGCGTGGGCCGCAGCCGCTACGGCTGTGACAGCCGCCGGTGGAAGCGTCACCGACGGCCTGATCGCACTCATCCCCGAGGAGAAGGTGGGCGCACAGGACGTAGTCACAGGCGTCGTTGCTGGCACCATCGTGGTTGCGGTCGGGTACGCCTGGACCGCTGTGTGCGGGCAGCTCGCTCAAGGCAAGCTTGATGGCGTAGGGGGCCTGCTGCAGGACGGTATGGTGCGCGAGCTGTTTCTTACACAGTTCAAGAAGAAGTTCGCGCAGGAGAGCGGCGCCGCCTAG
- a CDS encoding DEAD/DEAH box helicase: MSDVTELTAALEYHVANTLGWNDLRPLQRASIEPVRSGADCLLIAPTAGGKTEAATFPVLSRMVDEGWRGLSVIYVAPLKALLNNLLPRLEQYAAWLGRRVALWHGDIGDGERRRILGDPPEILLTTPESLEAMLVSRRVNHHLFFQSVRVLIADEVHALAASDRGWHLVAVLERLQRLSGQRVQRIGLSATLGNPEEVLHWLQGSNSAAGVPTRVVIGEASLAQAPEVTLDFVGSVDNAATVLSQMFLGEKRLVFCESRAQAEELAFALRTNGVETYVSHSSLSVDERRRSERAFAEGRNCVIVATSTLELGIDIGDLDRMIQLDSPRSVSSFLQRLGRTGRRAGTVRNALFLTADNDTLLRAAGLLHLWGSGFVEPVVPPPSPRHIAAQQLLALALQEGRFARAAWAEWWAGSHVMDSAPEVLEYLVEEEFLAVDGPWLFIGPRAEREFGRRHFMELLSTFIADLEMKVLEGRREIGSIAPLSLTAPVIEGRKPLLLAGRSWVVESIDWDRHVVVVREDLTKGRVRWGSGALPEAFEMVRARRDVLLGAEPQVNLSQRAVARLAEVRALRHNQVAEDGSVLARGEKSSVLWSFGGLKAHATLLAALPDEFAASATADNETIRFGPAVGDDVLVGVVVEGTLPEIAPQAVDGLKFSAALPNAMAFATLAERFVDREGARRIVKSTISGGTSA; the protein is encoded by the coding sequence ATGTCTGACGTCACCGAGCTCACGGCGGCACTCGAGTACCACGTCGCGAACACGCTCGGCTGGAACGACCTTCGACCGCTGCAGCGTGCCTCCATCGAGCCGGTTCGATCAGGCGCCGACTGTCTGCTCATCGCGCCGACCGCGGGAGGCAAGACAGAGGCTGCTACCTTCCCTGTGTTGTCCCGGATGGTCGATGAGGGCTGGCGGGGGCTCAGCGTCATTTACGTTGCGCCGCTGAAGGCGCTGCTCAACAACCTTTTGCCTCGCCTCGAGCAGTATGCAGCGTGGCTAGGTCGACGGGTCGCCCTCTGGCACGGCGATATCGGTGACGGAGAACGCCGCCGCATCCTGGGTGATCCGCCCGAAATCCTGCTCACCACTCCCGAGTCGCTCGAAGCGATGCTCGTCTCCCGTCGTGTGAACCACCACTTGTTCTTCCAGTCGGTGCGTGTGCTCATTGCCGACGAGGTGCACGCATTGGCGGCATCCGATCGTGGCTGGCATCTCGTCGCGGTACTCGAGCGTCTCCAGCGATTGAGCGGACAGCGGGTGCAGCGGATCGGGCTGTCGGCGACGCTCGGCAATCCGGAGGAGGTCCTGCATTGGCTGCAGGGCTCGAACTCCGCAGCGGGTGTTCCTACGCGGGTCGTGATCGGCGAAGCATCGCTCGCGCAGGCGCCCGAAGTGACGCTCGACTTTGTCGGTTCGGTCGACAACGCGGCGACGGTGCTATCGCAGATGTTCCTGGGCGAGAAGCGGCTCGTGTTCTGCGAGTCGCGCGCGCAGGCGGAAGAGCTCGCGTTTGCGCTGCGAACCAATGGGGTCGAGACATACGTGTCACACTCCTCCCTGTCCGTCGACGAACGGCGGCGCAGCGAACGCGCATTCGCTGAGGGTCGCAACTGCGTGATCGTCGCGACATCGACGCTCGAACTCGGTATCGACATCGGCGATCTGGATCGGATGATCCAGCTCGACTCGCCTCGATCGGTGTCTTCCTTCCTGCAACGGCTGGGGCGCACCGGGCGCCGCGCTGGGACGGTGCGGAACGCACTTTTCCTTACGGCCGACAACGACACGCTGCTGCGCGCTGCAGGGTTGCTCCATCTGTGGGGGAGCGGATTTGTCGAGCCCGTTGTGCCGCCGCCATCGCCCCGGCACATTGCCGCGCAGCAGCTGCTGGCGCTCGCACTTCAGGAAGGGCGGTTCGCGCGGGCGGCGTGGGCTGAGTGGTGGGCGGGATCACACGTGATGGACAGCGCGCCCGAGGTGCTGGAGTACCTCGTCGAGGAAGAGTTCCTCGCAGTCGACGGACCATGGCTCTTCATCGGGCCCCGCGCCGAGCGCGAGTTCGGTCGGCGGCACTTCATGGAGCTACTGTCAACGTTCATCGCTGATCTTGAGATGAAGGTGCTCGAGGGTCGGCGTGAGATTGGGTCGATCGCGCCGCTTTCGCTGACAGCTCCCGTCATCGAGGGGCGCAAGCCGCTATTGCTCGCCGGCCGTTCCTGGGTTGTCGAGTCGATCGACTGGGACCGACACGTGGTCGTCGTCCGGGAGGACCTTACCAAGGGTCGGGTTCGGTGGGGCTCTGGGGCTCTACCGGAGGCATTCGAGATGGTCCGGGCGCGGCGGGATGTGCTGCTCGGGGCGGAGCCGCAGGTGAATCTCTCGCAGCGCGCGGTGGCGCGACTCGCCGAGGTGCGGGCGCTTCGACATAATCAGGTCGCCGAGGACGGATCGGTGCTGGCGCGAGGCGAGAAGTCGTCGGTGCTCTGGTCCTTCGGAGGACTGAAGGCGCATGCGACGTTGCTCGCGGCCCTGCCAGATGAGTTCGCCGCGAGCGCTACGGCGGACAACGAGACGATCCGGTTCGGGCCGGCGGTCGGTGACGATGTGCTTGTCGGAGTCGTCGTGGAGGGCACGCTCCCGGAGATCGCACCGCAGGCGGTCGACGGGTTGAAGTTTTCGGCCGCGCTGCCGAACGCGATGGCATTCGCAACTCTTGCGGAGAGATTTGTTGATCGTGAGGGCGCCCGCCGGATTGTTAAGTCGACGATTTCAGGTGGGACATCCGCGTAA